A portion of the Lolium rigidum isolate FL_2022 chromosome 1, APGP_CSIRO_Lrig_0.1, whole genome shotgun sequence genome contains these proteins:
- the LOC124683578 gene encoding 3-oxoacyl-[acyl-carrier-protein] reductase FabG-like — protein MASSRRETTVGAPWSRLDGQVVLVTGASSGIGREFCLDLARAGCRVVAAARRADRLLSLCDEINASASAAGAGPRAVPVELDVAAGGSAVDAAVQRAWDAFGRIDVLVNNAGLRGGVHSPLDWPEDEWDKLIKTNLTGLWLVAKHVCRRMRDAKIKGSVINISSVSGLNRGNLPGSIGYASSKSAVHSVTKLMALELGAHGIRVNSIAPGIFQSEITAPLLQKRWLKTVVSKIVPLKVNGTTDPALTSLVRYLIHQTSSYVTGNIFVVDSGASLPGVPIFSSL, from the exons ATGGCGTCGTCGCGGCGGGAGACGACGGTGGGAGCGCCGTGGAGCAGGCTGGACGGGCAGGTGGTGCTGGTGACGGGCGCCTCCTCCGGCATCGGCCGCGAATTCTGCCTCGACCTGGCGCgcgccggctgccgggtcgtcgccgccgctcgccgcgccGACCGGCTCCTCTCGCTCTGTGACGAGATCAACGCGTCTGCCTCGGCGGCCGGCGCAGGACCCCGGGCGGTGCCTGTTGAGCTCGATGTCGCCGCCGGAGGGTCCGCTGTCGACGCGGCAGTGCAGAGGGCCTGGGACGCCTTCGGCCGCATCGACGTCCTGGTCAACAACGCTGGCCTCCGAG GAGGTGTTCACTCGCCACTGGATTGGCCTGAGGATGAGTGGGATAAACTCATCAAGACGAACCTTACAGGACTATGGCTCGTCGCCAAGCATGTATGTAGGCGCATGCGGGATGCCAAGATAAAGGGTTCAGTAATTAACATTTCCTCTGTTTCGGGTTTGAACCGTGGCAATCTGCCTGGCTCCATTGGATACGCATCGTCCAAGTCGGCTGTGCATTCCGTCACGAAG CTCATGGCTTTGGAACTGGGAGCGCATGGAATTCGAGTGAACTCCATTGCGCCTGGAATCTTCCAGTCAGAGATAACTGCTCCTCTGTTGCAAAAGAGATGGTTGAAAACAGTCGTTTCAAAGATCGTGCCACTTAAGGTCAATGGCACTACTGATCCAGCATTGACATCGCTGGTTCGTTATCTCATCCATCAAACGTCGTCATATGTAACTGGCAACATCTTCGTTGTAGATTCAGGTGCTTCCTTACCTGGTGTTCCAATATTCTCTTCTCTGTAA